In the genome of Dermacentor andersoni chromosome 3, qqDerAnde1_hic_scaffold, whole genome shotgun sequence, one region contains:
- the LOC129385600 gene encoding uncharacterized protein — MAAARIQRWALYLGGYRYKLEYAPGRLLLNADALSRLPLQGSDLVTEPDPEERTPQKTGKSPSEMLLGYQIRSRLDTCFPAATVSNSKKENDEWLPPTDCSVHVRNYGSNGKWIPGRVTATSGGRMVTVETPEAIVRRHIDQVRTRTESSPDEPPGTDPGSISRDRTQSAPPLCQEPSASPDDAGESSPQEAFRDLDHQIPVPTLVASGAGQVPMQPVRRSTRSRKPVQRF; from the exons ATGGCTGCAGCTCGCATCCAACGCTGGGCCCTCTACCTGGGAGGCTACCGTTACAAGCTCGAATATGCTCCGGGAAGGCTGCTACTGAATGCGGATGCACTGAGCAGACTGCCTCTGCAGGGCTCCGATCTCGTCACGGAACCTGACCCTGAAGA AAGGACTCCCCAGAAAACCGGAAAGTCGCCATCGGAAATGCTGCTGGGGTACCAGATACGATCGCGCCTGGACACCTGCTTCCCTGCGGCGACTGTGTCTAATTCTAAAAAGGAAAACGACGAGTGGTTGCCTCCAACAGACTGTAGTGTACATGTCCGCAACTACGGGTCAAATGGTAAATGGATACCAGGACGGGTAACAGCGACATCGGGAGGACGGATGGTCACAGTGGAGACTCCTGAAGCAATCGTGCGGCGTCACATCGACCAAGTGCGCACCCGCACTGAATCTTCTCCAGATGAGCCACCAGGAACCGACCCAGGCTCGATCAGCAGAGACCGTACTCAGAGCGCACCGCCACTCTGCCAAGAGCCATCCGCGAGCCCCGACGACGCGGGAGAATCTTCACCCCAAGAAGCGTTTCGAGACCTGGACCACCAGATACCTGTTCCAACACTTGTGGCATCCGGGGCAGGCCAAGTACCCATGCAACCTGTTCGACGCTCCACAAGATCCCGCAAACCAGTGCAGCGTTTTTAA